Proteins encoded in a region of the Flavobacterium sp. PMTSA4 genome:
- a CDS encoding sialidase family protein, with protein MKNTLFYWTSFVLFGLITTKSVTSKSSKEFNSVKIDTLLIDKISIRALLVDEDEVWYAGSQNKFGVINLDSKKHTQKKIIHDTLKFEFRSIAKNEDHIFIANVGSPTYFFKINDDTLKEEVVYHETNPKAFYDSMNFWNNNEGIAIGDPTEDCLSIVITRNSGKTWNKIPCMQLPKVVDGEAAFAASNTNICIKGNSCWIVSGGKKSRVFYSSDRGNSWQVFDTPIVQGEAMTGVFTADFYDEKIGFIAGGNYEKPNQNFQNKAITFDGGKTWKLVAENEGFGYSSCVQFVPNSKGKKLVSVGANGLYSSEDFGTTWKQLSTDASLFTLRFVSKNQAIAAGKDKIIRITFE; from the coding sequence ATGAAAAACACACTTTTCTATTGGACTTCGTTTGTTTTATTTGGTTTAATAACAACTAAATCAGTAACTTCAAAAAGTAGTAAAGAATTTAATTCGGTTAAAATCGATACCTTATTAATTGATAAAATTAGCATCAGAGCTCTTCTGGTTGATGAAGATGAGGTTTGGTATGCAGGAAGCCAAAATAAGTTTGGAGTAATAAATTTAGATTCCAAAAAGCATACTCAAAAGAAAATCATTCATGATACACTTAAATTTGAATTTAGAAGTATTGCCAAAAATGAAGATCATATTTTTATAGCTAACGTGGGTTCGCCTACTTATTTTTTTAAGATTAATGACGACACTTTAAAAGAGGAAGTAGTTTATCATGAAACCAATCCAAAAGCCTTTTACGACAGTATGAATTTTTGGAATAACAATGAAGGAATTGCTATTGGCGACCCAACAGAAGATTGTCTTTCTATTGTGATTACTCGTAATAGTGGTAAAACTTGGAACAAGATACCTTGCATGCAATTACCAAAAGTTGTTGATGGAGAAGCTGCTTTTGCTGCAAGCAACACTAATATCTGCATCAAAGGAAATTCCTGCTGGATTGTATCAGGAGGAAAAAAATCAAGGGTTTTTTATTCTTCAGATAGAGGAAACTCTTGGCAAGTATTTGATACACCAATAGTACAAGGAGAAGCCATGACGGGTGTTTTTACCGCCGATTTCTATGATGAAAAAATAGGTTTCATTGCAGGTGGTAACTATGAAAAGCCCAATCAAAACTTTCAAAACAAAGCCATTACTTTTGATGGAGGAAAAACTTGGAAATTAGTTGCCGAGAATGAAGGTTTTGGTTATTCATCCTGTGTTCAGTTTGTTCCTAATTCTAAAGGCAAAAAGTTAGTTTCAGTAGGAGCAAACGGTTTGTATTCTTCTGAAGATTTTGGAACAACATGGAAGCAACTTTCTACCGATGCGTCTTTGTTTACCCTGAGGTTTGTCTCTAAAAATCAGGCCATAGCGGCGGGAAAAGACAAGATCATCCGAATTACTTTTGAATAA